Genomic window (Falco cherrug isolate bFalChe1 chromosome 4, bFalChe1.pri, whole genome shotgun sequence):
CTATCACTACCTGAAACATAAACTGGATAACCCAGTTCCTTAGTCCCAATGGAACTGAAGGCAGGTTGTTCATTGCATGAGACACATAGggaaatgccattttctttcatttcaacaGCAGAAATACTGTTGCAGTATTAGTAAAGTTAAACCAAAAAATGAGATCATGAGTGCTTATACAGAACTAGGATACATCTTGAACCTAAGgctcatctttcattttctatgTCAAATGCATCCTATTAGACAAGCGATCTGCTAACTTTCTGGCTGCCACCCCATGCTGCTCACAAtgacaggaacagaaaagaaaatgtctgctGGGCTTTCATATTCCTGACTCACTGCCTGTCCCTGAGAATGTGGTTGggattttgtatttctgaaaaatcccACACTAGCCTTGATCAGATAGGAGGACAGTAAGTGCTGCTCTGGCCTTGTTTACATCAAGATAGTCTTCCATATCTACATCATTATAATGACTCTGATCTTGTCCAATTGGGGCTGATTTGTGTCACCCATCTCTGCTTTGGCCATCCGACCAACAACTAAAATGTATCAATTTTGATACAGGTTTAAATAGGATCTCCAATCTCTCACCTTTCTTCACCACAAAACCTTGATTCAACACATCTTCATCACAAGGTGGATACAAATCTGTTCCCATCTCCCTCACACCCCTTGTTTGTTTACCAAATTTGCTGATTCTTTCACTATACAGCCTCTCCTTACCCGTCACTCCTCAATGAGAAAAGCTTTGTTTAGAGCTAGCCATGGCATCCCAAATCCATTGTGAAGACATTTAGAAGTTGATCCATCCTATGTGAACATTTTGGTTAAAAGTCTGTCCTGCAGGAGCTTAAAAGACTTAGTTTAACAGTATGGGCAGATACTGGTAATTCTTCAACGTTAAATTCATTAAGATACAAGAATTGGAACACTCAGACAAATTTCCCAGGCTATCTATTTTGTAATGCCTCCAACTACTGAGTGCTTtggaagaaagtgaaaaacatCCTCTGGTATAACAATACTGGTGTAACTCATCCACCAGAAAAAGTATCCCCTTATCTCTGCTGTCCCTCCTCAGGAAAACATCCGCTGAAATCAAAACCAAAGGTTGCTTGAAGTAAGGAATGAGTAAACTATCTGGCCCAGAGCACTGTGCACATGGAAATGTCTGATGCTGAGAGAAAAGTGTACACATGAGCCAAGCACTGCAATTTCTTAAGCAGCTCCTGCCAGTGGTGCTGTTTCAAATACCATAGTTTGACAGAAACCTAAGTGTCCCTTCGGGCAAACTTGAGCTCCACAGTGAAAGTTTAACTTTCCTTACTATCAATCTAGTGCAAGGCCACAGGTTCCAGGCCACAGTGGTCTCCACATCCGGCCCAAAAGCAGCAAGCTTGATGTGTGGAAGAGGCAGCCCTTCTGCTATTGTGTGTGTGAACACTGAATGTCCTCACTCCAGCCTCACAGAGAATTATCAGCACAAAGAATACCAGAAAAATGAGTAACTGTTAAGTCACTGGTAGAGCAAGGTTCCTGTAAAAATGCAGAATGCTCATGCCATCACTAAAGGAGTAATATGTGCTGCAGGGTTAGGGCTTTTTGTTGTTACTAAGTGATTCCTATATACCGGCCCTGATTAACCCTTTAGGTGTCCTAAATGCACTTCATGGGACCAAAGAGTTTGCATTTGCTATCATGATGGGAAAGCATGTATGGAAACAGAGGATTCTCTTATATTGTCCTATTGCCTGGCAGCTACTGCTTTtccagagaatttttttttttttggtgaattTGAAGGgatttcttcatctttcattttgttcaaGGTTTTCCAAAGTGCAGGATTCTGTTATGGACTCAGCCTGACTTCCATGTCTTCAGAGCATGCAGATTTCTATTGTGAGCATAGAGTAAGCATGGGAAGTCCAACACTTCCAGGAAGTCCCAGCTGCCCTCATAAGACTTAGCCACCCACTGGTCAACTAATCATTGGATCACGCTGCCTTTCCCTTACTGCTGCTGGTTTTACCTTTAATGCCTTGAGTCTGACCTGTCATTTAATGTACTGCTTtatcttggttttcttttgatgaCTCGGCTCACACCCCTTGTGATTCAGCCACTGAATAAAGGGAAGATTCTTGAAGACTCAAAGATTTAGGTTCAGATTTAAACTCTGTTTTAGCTGTTGGAAACCATGTTCTAGCTACCCAAACAGCAGTTATACACACTGCTGGCCCCCAGAAGAACGAGCTCTCATTTCCTCTAAGGATCTTGTCCTTAAAACACACATGCTTTGGATACAAGGTATTGAAGATTATCAAAGCTGTacaagcaaatgcagaaatgttgGAAAGCGTAACCATTCACAGACTGAGCCTGTCTCTATACAAAGCAAAGCCTCTAGGAGGTGTTCCTCATGCTTTGCCCACGCCTAACCAGCACCTTGCAGTCACGTGAACTATGACAGACTGCAAATAAGGCTGTGTGTTAGTGGATTCAACAGCCTGCTCCAATGCATCCCAGTCTTGGGGAATGCTGGAATGCCCTCTCTGTAAGCTGCTCTGCAAATTGTCAACAAAATCCCAACCATATTTTTACCCTAATCTGAAATGTGGAGAAGCAGAGCGATGTTTGCCTGTCAGAGAGGcttagagaaggaaaagctttccATGGTAGATTGAGACCAGCAGCTACTATTTAATAGCTCAGCTCTTCTGAGTTTCAGTCTTGAGCTCCGATCAGCCTTGGAAAGTCTTCCTTGCAGATCCCTCAGATCAGCAACGGAAAGACCTCAGTGTGGTAAAGATCTTATGTTCGCCATTGACACCAAAGAAAGTAAAGGTTTCCAAGTAGTGCAGGCTTCAAGGGGATGGTTGCCCATGGTGTGGCTGAATCTATAAGGTGTGGTTGCAAACCTCAACCCAGAGTATGATCGAACCAGTGGGTTTTCCTGAGTGAATGGAAATGTCTTGGCTTCCCTTCAAATCCCCAGCACGTCCAGGAGGCTCCTAACCAGAACTCACTAGGTGAGGGTAGCTGACACCATTAAGTGCCCAAACAATCCTTACAGCTTGTCCTCCCTTTCTACGTTAAGTGTAGCACTTGATGTAAGGATCTCCCAAGAAGCTGAAatacctgaggaaaaaaaatttcaccaGATCCaatttctgcatgtgtttgaTTTCCCGTTTTCCCACTTACACTGTTTACTAACTGAAGAAGCTGGGTATGACTTCATCAATACGGCCTCTTGCTTTATCCTGGCCATGTCCAtctccacccacccccagctcctctcGGTCCAGAACCTTCTGCAAAGAGACCTCGGCATGAGACCGGCTTCCCTCCCCCTCAGTTCCTGCTCTACCTGACTTTGAAACCGCCCACCAGGCAGTGACCCATCTTACTGCAGGCGTGCCGATGCGCTCCGGCAGGGCCCTTCGGCTGCAGCCGTTTCCGCTGGAggcacagcccctgcagagcagcttccTCTGCAGCGCACATCTGCTGACAAACAGTCGGGAAGcagacgggggggggggggagcggggaagggaaaaaagaaccaCTTCGCTCTGcggtagaaaaaaaaatacaaatgcaaaggTTTCGACTAAACGTCCTCCCTTTCCTGTTTTGCTCAGGGCTCTTGGATCTGCTCTCCCTCAGCATCTACGCGCTGCCCCGACGGCCCCACGTTCTCCGCCGCAGCACGTTAGCACCCGCGCTGCCAGCCGGGGACCGGGGGCGGCGGCCGTGGCGTCCCAGAAGAGAGCCCGCGCCTGCCGTGTCGTGGGCACAGAGGCCCCCGCCACCTCTTCTGCGCCCCCTTCTCCACCGCAGCACGTTTCGGGCCACCCGGCTCCCGCGCTGTGCCCATCCCTCGCAGCGTCTTGCGGACGGGTACGGCCGCTGTCCCTGGTCGCCAGCCGCTCCGGTGGTCGCGCACCGGGCGGCGGCCGGCCGGCCTTGCCGGCCCAGCCCCCCCATCCCGCCGCCACCGCTCGCTGCCGCCGGGGCGCTGGGGGGTCGCGGCCtgcgccgccgctgccgcccgaCCGCCGGgcgggagcagggagcagggcccGCCGCCGACCGGCAGGGTGCGCCTCGCCGGCGCTggggccgccgcgcccccccgcccccggctgGCCGCGGGCCTCGGGCGCTCCCTGCCCGCCGCGGCCGTCGGCACCGCGGGCGCGGGAGGCGAGGGGCTGCTCGGGCGGCCGCTCCCCAGCCAGGGCCGCTGCGTGCGCTCCCCCTCGGCGCCGTGGGGCGGGcgccaggcagaggcaggggcgggagcggggctcGGCGCGGtgcccccgggccgccccggcGGGAGGCGAGCCTGCCCTGTGCGGGGGCCGGGCTGCGCGCCGGGGAGCTGCGAGCGCGGGCCGGAGctgcggggcgcggggccgccgcggagggcagggtgcagggcgggggggtggggggctcccgcgagggcgggcgggcggcctGGCCCGGGGGTCCGCGGGAGCGGCCCGCAGTCGTCGGCGTCTGCTGGAGGGGGGCGCCGTGTggaggcagagccctgggcgGCTGCGAGGAGCTTCCTGCCATCTCGTTTTCGCTGCTGTAGTGAATCCTGAACCCAGCTAATAAAACTGAGCTCCCGTCTCTTGCATCAGGGAAGCTGCAGACCTTGGTAAATAACTGCAAACGGATTATATAAACTGCTCTGAATTAAGGAAATAGTCTCTGCTTATCATCACATGAATCCTTTAGGGATGGGTTGAAGACTCCCCACTAAAAGAAACACATCAGCttgaagtgtaaaaaaaaaaaaggctaaggAAAttagggagagaaaaggaggagaagatCTGCTAAGTGAAGTGACTCCAGCCTTCCTAAGTAAACAGGGTATTAAAGAAAGGCTGCATAGATCCTGCCACCCACAGCACTCTGGAGCGGTAAAGAGAAGGAATcagactattaaaaataaactcaggAAGATAATGGGGCAATATCCAAAGCAATGGACTGAAAAACTACCAGCAATATTAGCAGCTTTAAGAAACAGCAACAACTCGTGCACCAATTTACATTCGTGTCATGTTCATTTGGACAGCCCATGCCCCATACATAAGACCCTAAGGGTCCTGAAGGTGATCAGTGGGAATGGGAAAAACATTACAAGAGACTAAAGAAGAAATTCAGGCTTAGGTGGAAGAAGCActaaaagaagcaagaaaaaaagaaaaatgagaatcaAATTTATATAGGTGTATGGTGATACTGAGGCCAAGTAATGTCTTTGAGCCTGGGTAAAAAGAAACACGTCTTAGAACCTAAATGGAGGGGCCCCTAATTTGTTACCAGTATAAGCGCAATAACACACCAATGGGATGAGGGTGATGGTACTTACAATTGGCTCCATGTTTCTCAGTTCTCCATCTACAGGGGTGCCAAAGTATGGGCTCAGCTGTGGATTGGCCAAGAAGGTGGACAGCTCCTGCATCAGCTTGAGAAGGTGGATTTTTAGACTGACTTCCTGTCCAGCTCACAGCAAGCCCAAAAGAAATCCCATCTCTAAAAATCAAAGGAGGGAGCTGTGGCTTGAGCTGGTCCCTTGCCTTGGCCCTAACATCAGGTGTCACAAACAGGAGCTAGCAGGGCTGTGAGATGTTGGAATTTCTTAGTTATATTCTATGCCAAATAGTAACATTTTTGGCAGCTGTATTGTATTATTCTATAAATGTTGTATTATAAAATTATAGACATCTAGTATTAGTAAGAGCAGGTGGATTAATAATGAACATAGACAGAAGGCCTCTGCCTTTGAATGAACATTTTATTGTTATGTGCCTGCCCCAACTCAAGCCCTGAGCAGGCAAAAGTGAATTTGCAGCTGTGTAAGTGCAGAAAGGCTGAATGCTGCTTAGTAGGAGGCTGCAGTTGCTGGCTTTGTCCTTTCACTCCAGCATCTGCCTCTGGAGGATGAACAGTCATGATCAACAGAACAGCTTCATCTCACCCAGACGCTGGGGAAGGGGCTAGGGAAGGAGGGTTGGGGAAGCCGAGAATTTCAGAACGTCATTCATTTTAACCCTTCAACGGTCTGTCTGCATGTGTATGACTGAGATACATCTGTACAGGTAGTCGTTCACACACAGGTCATTCATTCATAACTGTTGAGTTGAAGCAGTGCTTGGGACCTTATAAGAGAATGTCAGCTGGAATAGCTGACATTATAGTTGGCATTCAAAAAGTTTCCAGCTTCTGAGGGAAACAAAGAGCTTAGGAAACCTTTAACACAGGGCTTCTGATTTTGTCTTCAGTTTATACAGTTCTGAGGCTTATGTGTACAATTTCATGCCTGTTTAACGTGTGCCATTTATTATTAGCCTTTCCAGTATACAAGTGATCACAGAACTACATGTATTTGGAAATGTGCATTTCAAAAGCTGGTTAGGGGGCAGGGAATCGATCAAGAAATCCTGTAAGACAGATCTCAAATCtggttaatttaattttgattttcttgctttctttgcttcctcATACAGTGTCTCTCAACTGCCAAATAAACAACATGAAGCACAAGATCCACACAAAAGAATTGTTAGCCAGTAAAGCTAAGAATACACTAGATATGTGGTACGTCATAGGCGTTTGTTTGAAGTTCTACAAATAGCTACTTGGACATTGCAAGCCTGGTATTTACTAGATATCTGATTTCTTTGTGTGGTATGGAAGACACTGTACAGCTGCAGGTCTCTATAATCTCTGATTAGCGAGAATAGTGTACTTCAGCTCACAACTGGAAGATGGCTCTTCATATCCAGTTTCAGAATTATGTCCTGCTTTGCCATGCTGTTTTGACATTACTTCATAGTATGAATGCCAGCAGTGTAACTGCAGTGGTTGAACACCAGAAATCTATAGGTCAGGGCAGTTGTGCTTTCTTGAATATGCATGTCATTCTTGCAACTTAAATAGGCAGTAAATCTAGAATGTCTGGATAGCTGAATTCCAAATGGCCTGTAACCTCACACTTGTCTTCAATGTatacttttctttcaagatAGGGATGCTGCCTGGATGTGTAGAGATGGGATCAGGAAAGtcaaggcacagctggagctgaattTGGCAAAGGATTCAAAGAATAAGAAGGGCTTCTACAAGTGTGTtgggcagaaaaggaagatgaaggaaaatgcACACaccacacccaccccaccccaataATTAAGACAGGAGAACTAGTGGCAGCCAtcatggagaaggctgaggtaatatttttgcctcagtttttaaTGGCAATCTCTCTTCCCACATCTCTCAAGCCTCTGAACCTCCACACAGGGACTGGGGGAATGAAGTCCCTCCCATCGCAAGTGAAGATCAGGTTTGGgaccacctgaggaacctgaacataCTCAAGTCCATGGGACCTAATGAGATGCTTTCCAGGATCCTGAGAGAATTGGCTGATGTAGTTGCCAAGCCACTCCccatcatatttgaaaagtcatgggAGTCAGCCAAAGACCCtaatgactggaaaaagggaaacatcacacccatttataaaaagcatgaaaaggaGGACCCTGTGATCTACTGACCAGCCATCCTCACCTTTGTGCCTGgtaagatcatggaacagatcctcctggaagacGTGGCAAAACCTATGGAAGACAGGTGATTAGAggcagccaacatggcttcaccaagggcaaatcatgcctgactaatctagtggccttctatgatggagtgactgCATCAGTGAACAACAGAAGAGCTGTGGATgccatctacctggacttctgtaaggcctttgataCGGTCCCCCACAACATTCTTGCTGCTAAATGGGAGAGAGATGggtttgatggatggactgttAGCTGCATAAGAAATTGGCTGATTGCTTGCATCCAAAGACTTACAGTCAATGTCTCGATGTCCAAGCGGAAGCCAGGaatgagtggtgtccctcaaggGTATGTGCTGGGACCAGTACTATTTAATGTCTTCTTCAGTGACACAGGTagtgggatcgagtgcaccttcagcaagtttgcagacgACACCAAGCTGCGTGGTGCAGTCGATTCTCTAGAGGGGAGGGATGCCACCCATCAGGACCTTCACAGGCTTGTGGAatgggcccatgtgaacctcatgaagttcaacaggccaagtgcaaggtcctgcacctgggtcagggcaatcaccagtatcaatacaggctggaggatgaatggattgagagcagccctgtgggatACTAGCAGATGAAAAACCTGAtgtgagccagcaatgtgctcttgcagcccagaaagccaaccatatcctgggctgaatcaaaagaagcgtggccagcaggttgagggaggtgattctccccttCTACTCCACTCCCACGAGAGCCcatctggagtactgcatccagctctggggtccccaatacaagagagacatggacctgctggagcaggtccagaggagggccacaaatatgatcagagggctggagcacctctcctgtgaggacaggctgagaaacttggggttgttcagctgggagaagagaaggcttcaggAAGACTTTATGGCAGCCTTTCAATTTCTATATTgaaagggggcttataagaaaagACAGGGAGAGACTTTACCAGGGTCtatagtgacaggacaaaaggcaaCAGCTCTGAACTATAGGGAGGGTATAATTAGGTTGGATGCaaacaaagaaattttttacaatgggagtggtgagacactggaacaggctgcccagagaagctgtgggtgccccatcactggaagtgtccaaggtcaggttggacaggctttgagcaacctcaTCCAGTGAAAGGTGTTCCTGACATAAGAGGGTGGTTGGTCTAGATGATCTTTGgcctcttccaacccaaactattctttgattctatgattcattcTTACTCCAGACTTATGCCCCCAAATCAGGTTTACTGTGATGCACTGTATTTCATAGGCAGTGA
Coding sequences:
- the LOC129735792 gene encoding collagen alpha-1(I) chain-like translates to MPLIGGLQYPEKLLTVLAAALILSLLKETVLMLGSKSSPSWSVLQLEENEEGKPKETILLGVCHSSGVSQDFHPVPKEHPRCQPGTGGGGRGVPEESPRLPCRGHRGPRHLFCAPFSTAARFGPPGSRAVPIPRSVLRTGTAAVPGRQPLRWSRTGRRPAGLAGPAPPSRRHRSLPPGRWGVAACAAAAARPPGGSREQGPPPTGRVRLAGAGAAAPPRPRLAAGLGRSLPAAAVGTAGAGGEGLLGRPLPSQGRCVRSPSAPWGGRQAEAGAGAGLGAVPPGRPGGRRACPVRGPGCAPGSCERGPELRGAGPPRRAGCRAGGWGAPARAGGRPGPGVRGSGPQSSASAGGGRRVEAEPWAAARSFLPSRFRCCSES